In Zingiber officinale cultivar Zhangliang chromosome 3B, Zo_v1.1, whole genome shotgun sequence, a single window of DNA contains:
- the LOC122054821 gene encoding uncharacterized protein LOC122054821 has product MSNTEELLRVQLEATAKSKELSQAHGAWFPPWLATHANYYKELATTHWKEHGQPVLDVLLQKVSEKSIQAQQFMEPHFESSKAKWMFLVSSTEPYVQTVSSKAVEVYHTSKSAMSSHIAKVQEISDPYFLVLMAAKRFSQPYVKQFATITKPHVEKVRVAFSPYSDCVIHAYGKFLESATTYHQQWMEGT; this is encoded by the exons ATGAGCAATACC GAGGAGCTTCTAAGAGTACAATTGGAAGCAACAGCTAAGTCAAAGGAATTATCACAG GCTCATGGAGCATGGTTTCCTCCTTGGCTTGCTACTCACGCCAATTACTATAAG GAACTTGCAACAACTCACTGGAAGGAGCATGGACAACCTGTACTAGATGTCTTACTTCAAAAG GTATCAGAGAAATCGATTCAAGCACAACAATTTATGGAACCACATTTTGAATCTTCCAAAGCT AAATGGATGTTTCTTGTGTCAAGCACTGAACCTTATGTGCAAACTGTGTCAAGTAAAGCAGTGGAAGTTTATCACACATCTAAGAGTGCCATGTCCAGCCACATAGCCAAAGTACAAGAAATTTCAGATCCTTATTTCCTGGTACTCATG GCTGCCAAGAGATTTTCTCAACCATATGTAAAACAATTTGCTACTATTACCAAACCACATGTTGAAAAGGTGCGAGTTGCTTTTAGTCCCTATAGTGACTGTGTGATTCATGCTTATGGAAAATTTCTCGAATCAGCCACAACTTATCACCAACAG tggatggAAGGAACATGA
- the LOC122054823 gene encoding BURP domain-containing protein 6-like, with translation MSSRSLFFLEKDLFPGATFDLQFKRSIPKHADLLPRRVADTLPFSSNKLPDVLTLLSVDPNSKEARDMSATLERCEHTANARETKHCATSIESMSHFVQEYEDMRLDGECPKSLDDNEVLDILHPNQSGERVFYGQRNVLRVFEIDKRYRKDQTFVS, from the exons AtgtcctctcggtctctattctTCCTTGAGAAGGACCTATTTCCAGGAGCCACCTTCGACTTGCAATTCAAGCGATCCATTCCCAAACACGCTGACCTCCTCCCTCGCCGCGTGGCCGACACCCTCCCCTTCTCCTCCAACAAGCTCCCTGACGTCCTCACGCTTCTCTCCGTCGACCCTAACTCGAAGGAAGCCCGGGATATGAGTGCGACCCTGGAACGGTGCGAGCACACGGCGAATGCAAGGGAGACGAAGCACTGCGCCACCTCCATCGAGTCCATG agccattttgttcaggagtatgAGGACATGAGACTCGATGGAGAATGCCCAAAGAGCCTAGACGACAATGAAGTGCTTGATATTCTCCACCCCAATCAGAGTGGAGAGAGAGTATTTTACGGGCAAAGAAACGTTCTACGTGTCTTTGAAATTGACAAAAGATATCGAAAAGATCAAACTTTCGTTTCATGA